A stretch of the Campylobacter sp. 19-13652 genome encodes the following:
- a CDS encoding PQQ-like beta-propeller repeat protein: MKKTLLITMVAALVLVGCSTKRQYFETENIEKELSYTSSLSSSIVSSNSAGATLKNGDIITKDGVKSGYGLDKGYSMLSSNDGLIIAANIDGDLRVKNSGGISIYSHKFPEAIVSAALKDDQLAAISANNNLYLLDINKDEVLMQYASREVYAIDSRAASPVFLGSIIIYPSLDGKIYILNRATSQLVKDVTISSDEFFNNVIFLDTTGDTMIAATAKRVISISPEKTVYYDGEIKDVLVHDKDVYILKKDGTILRTDLDLVVKNKAYFKFAIFTGASINDGNLYAVEKTGYLFKMGLDLSDEQIYKLPSEIDERSYISGGTLYFGDRYLNLK; this comes from the coding sequence ATGAAAAAAACTCTTTTAATCACTATGGTAGCGGCTCTTGTACTTGTAGGCTGCTCAACAAAAAGGCAATATTTTGAAACTGAAAATATAGAAAAAGAGCTCTCATACACATCAAGCTTATCATCAAGCATAGTCTCATCAAATAGCGCTGGTGCAACCCTAAAAAATGGAGACATAATCACAAAAGACGGCGTAAAAAGCGGCTATGGGCTAGATAAGGGATATAGTATGCTCTCAAGCAACGACGGACTAATAATAGCGGCTAATATAGATGGTGATTTGCGTGTAAAAAATAGCGGAGGAATTAGTATTTATAGCCATAAATTCCCAGAAGCTATCGTATCAGCAGCACTAAAGGATGATCAATTAGCAGCAATTAGCGCAAACAACAATCTTTACCTACTAGACATAAATAAAGACGAAGTACTAATGCAGTATGCCTCAAGAGAAGTTTATGCTATAGACTCAAGAGCCGCAAGCCCTGTATTTTTAGGCTCCATAATCATCTACCCATCGCTTGATGGTAAAATTTATATCCTAAATAGAGCCACCTCACAGCTTGTAAAAGACGTAACAATAAGCTCTGATGAGTTTTTTAATAACGTAATATTCCTAGATACAACAGGTGATACCATGATAGCAGCGACAGCAAAGCGCGTAATATCCATAAGTCCAGAAAAAACAGTCTATTATGACGGCGAGATAAAGGATGTTTTAGTGCATGATAAAGACGTCTATATACTAAAAAAAGACGGCACTATACTGCGTACTGATTTAGATTTGGTTGTAAAAAACAAGGCATATTTTAAATTCGCCATCTTTACTGGAGCTAGTATAAATGACGGAAATTTATATGCCGTAGAAAAAACAGGCTATCTTTTTAAAATGGGACTTGATTTAAGCGACGAACAAATTTATAAGCTTCCTAGCGAAATAGACGAAAGGTCGTATATAAGCGGTGGTACGCTTTATTTTGGGGATAGATACTTAAACTTAAAATAA
- a CDS encoding type III pantothenate kinase, translating into MTLCDIGNTNATFYNDGLINRLKIDDFLEFTPQNPIYYISVNDRLKEHLNKQKLFINLEPHFNLKSQYKGLGIDRVAACAGAYDGVIVDAGSAITVDIMDNGYHKGGFILPGISKMLKTYESISPRLKVALNSKPDLKTLPQNTKDAVSFGIIAPIVSIISQIAKNRRIYFTGGDGEFLSCFFENAIYDKMLVFRSMQQLIKQKRLNK; encoded by the coding sequence ATGACGCTTTGCGATATAGGAAACACAAACGCCACCTTTTATAATGACGGCTTAATAAATAGGCTAAAAATTGATGATTTTTTAGAATTTACACCGCAAAATCCGATATATTACATAAGCGTAAATGATAGATTAAAAGAACATTTAAATAAGCAAAAACTTTTTATAAATTTAGAACCACACTTTAACCTAAAATCACAGTATAAAGGCTTAGGTATAGATAGGGTGGCTGCTTGCGCAGGGGCTTATGACGGAGTGATAGTAGACGCTGGAAGCGCTATAACAGTCGATATAATGGATAATGGCTATCATAAAGGGGGATTTATCCTACCTGGTATAAGCAAAATGCTAAAAACATACGAAAGTATATCGCCAAGGCTTAAAGTGGCATTAAATTCAAAGCCAGACCTAAAAACCCTTCCGCAAAACACAAAAGATGCAGTGAGCTTTGGCATAATAGCGCCCATAGTGAGCATAATCTCACAAATAGCTAAAAATAGGCGCATATATTTTACAGGTGGGGATGGGGAGTTTTTATCGTGCTTTTTTGAGAATGCAATATATGATAAAATGCTCGTTTTTCGCTCAATGCAACAACTAATAAAACAAAAAAGGCTTAATAAATGA
- the hisG gene encoding ATP phosphoribosyltransferase, with the protein MITVALPKGRIANQTLEIFESVFKSEFKFEDRKLILNQGDFRFLMVRNQDIPAYVVEGAADVGVVGLDVLAEHRPDVVRLLDLKIGKCRICVGTVAGKEPDFTQPEIKVATKMPQIAREYFANHAIAAKIIKLYGSIELAPLIGLSDVIVDVVETGATMKQNGLTVTHTIMQSSAHLIANKSSYIVKKEAILDLYEKIASHVNG; encoded by the coding sequence ATGATAACAGTCGCTTTACCAAAGGGTAGGATAGCTAATCAGACACTTGAAATTTTTGAAAGTGTATTTAAAAGCGAGTTTAAATTTGAAGATAGAAAACTAATACTAAATCAGGGTGATTTTAGATTTTTAATGGTGCGAAATCAAGACATACCTGCATACGTGGTAGAGGGTGCTGCTGACGTGGGAGTGGTTGGACTTGATGTGCTAGCAGAGCATCGTCCAGATGTGGTGAGGCTACTTGATTTAAAGATAGGCAAGTGCCGCATATGTGTAGGCACCGTAGCTGGAAAAGAGCCTGATTTTACACAGCCTGAAATCAAAGTCGCTACTAAAATGCCTCAAATCGCGAGAGAGTATTTTGCAAATCACGCAATAGCAGCAAAGATAATAAAGCTATATGGCTCTATTGAACTAGCCCCACTTATAGGACTTTCTGACGTTATTGTGGATGTGGTTGAGACTGGTGCAACGATGAAGCAAAATGGATTAACTGTAACACATACAATAATGCAAAGTTCCGCTCATCTAATAGCAAACAAATCAAGCTATATAGTAAAAAAAGAGGCTATTTTAGATCTTTACGAAAAGATAGCCTCACATGTAAACGGCTAG
- a CDS encoding CinA family protein, whose product MKHTLLIVGEELHINEPFKRYIISSYEAHFGEATSFYLQSKSDKNLPFMIEEIIGLNDSLVIYAGDDSFATVAKILATLGDDELLLNGDLLAPSKSEVVTKNGALLKIGECEINLILARPAQKLGAILGSARKDFAYFSLFDIDSESANILLTPLAKTYEVELTSSELIPNWVLIRARAGKFGQIASFFEGVQNLFSNKMIPYKNEVEFITSVLMQKGLKITFAESCTAGLLSARFGDIAGVSEVFDGSLITYSNQLKHSWLGVGDEVLKSYGAVSEPCVQEMLKGALARSGADFALAVSGIAGPGGGTSQKPVGTVYVGAASSKGGVLVERLLLAGDREYVRTQSVTACIACLLRLAPDVFFA is encoded by the coding sequence ATGAAACACACTCTTTTAATCGTGGGAGAAGAGCTGCATATAAATGAGCCTTTTAAACGCTATATAATCTCATCTTATGAGGCGCATTTTGGAGAGGCTACTTCGTTTTATTTGCAGAGTAAAAGCGATAAAAATTTACCCTTTATGATAGAGGAGATTATAGGCTTAAACGATAGCCTTGTGATTTATGCAGGCGATGATAGCTTTGCTACGGTCGCAAAAATTCTAGCCACTTTAGGCGATGATGAGCTGCTTTTAAATGGCGATTTGCTAGCACCTTCAAAATCTGAGGTAGTAACCAAAAATGGAGCGCTATTAAAAATAGGCGAGTGCGAGATAAATTTAATCCTAGCTAGACCAGCTCAAAAACTGGGTGCTATTTTAGGTAGCGCGCGTAAGGATTTTGCCTATTTTAGTCTATTTGACATAGATAGTGAGAGCGCTAATATCCTGCTTACCCCTCTTGCAAAAACCTACGAAGTAGAGCTAACAAGCAGTGAGCTAATCCCAAACTGGGTGCTAATAAGGGCTAGGGCTGGAAAATTTGGGCAGATAGCGAGCTTTTTTGAAGGGGTGCAAAATCTCTTTAGCAATAAGATGATACCTTATAAAAACGAGGTTGAATTTATCACAAGTGTGCTAATGCAAAAGGGACTTAAAATAACCTTTGCTGAGTCTTGTACGGCTGGGCTTTTATCGGCTAGGTTCGGCGATATAGCAGGTGTTAGCGAGGTGTTTGACGGCTCACTTATAACGTACTCAAATCAGTTAAAACATAGCTGGCTAGGGGTAGGTGATGAGGTTCTTAAAAGCTATGGTGCAGTGAGTGAGCCGTGTGTGCAGGAGATGCTAAAAGGGGCTTTGGCTAGGAGTGGGGCGGATTTTGCTCTAGCGGTAAGCGGTATAGCAGGGCCAGGTGGTGGCACGTCACAAAAGCCAGTAGGTACGGTGTATGTGGGTGCAGCGAGTAGCAAAGGAGGTGTGCTTGTAGAGAGGCTGCTTTTAGCTGGTGATAGGGAGTATGTACGCACTCAAAGCGTAACAGCTTGCATAGCCTGCCTTTTAAGGCTTGCGCCAGATGTGTTTTTTGCTTAG
- the ileS gene encoding isoleucine--tRNA ligase → MDYKDTLLLPSTDFPMRGSLPQNEPQTLQAWQENSYAYSKMKNLRKQKPTFTLHDGPPYANGHLHIGHALNKILKDTILKTHYFFGDDIRYIPGWDCHGLPIEQQVEMKLQKEKKEASTTQIRSMCREHATEFVGVQSSEFKSLGVIGDFENPYLTMKYEFEADIYRTLCEVAKKGLLVERSKPVYWSWAAKSALAEAEVEYEDKEDYSIYVAFSLDKDALNALGVSEARAVIWTTTPWTLPANQGISLKPDTIYAITSEGLILAKELVAQLKDLGITNGEIIKEFNSQKLEKTHAINPLNGRKSIFLLGDHVETTGGTGLVHTAPGHGEDDYKVWRKYGFSEIIMPVDDAGLYDNTIKLHALFEPSVADELLGVHIFKANERILELLGGALLHMSKFIHSYPFCWRTHKPVIYRATKQWFITMDEPVLNGKSLREVALKALDSVKFYPEAGRNRITSMIANRPDWCISRQRDWGVPIAFFRHKETKEVIFDEAILNHVAQIFQDCGADAWWSLTVQELLPPCCHYEASELEKVTDILDVWFDSGSTWNAVLKSGHYDAGSYPCDMYLEGSDQHRGWFQSSLLLSCAVNGIAPYKSVLTHGFTVDENGFKMSKSKGNVVAPQDVAREFGVDILRLWVSLSDYSSELKISQNILKQVSEQYRKIRNTIRFLLANVNDLTSINTDFGLLDRWILMKAERAFNDAATSFRAYDFSKGFNILLNFLSSDLSGIYLDVCKDRLYCDAKDGIRRQSAQSAMALIARSLLALIAPTLTYTVDEVLKYAPAIIKNGANDVFDLVYEPIKFNFSVDDEMILAAREKFFELIDPAKKEKLLKSTLELDLQTSADSLVAFDETEIADLFTVSSIKAIDKGVEALFEFEINGYKFRAVKSSGHKCPRCWKLNAQNDGEVCPRCAEVLADA, encoded by the coding sequence ATGGACTATAAAGACACACTTTTACTACCTAGCACAGATTTTCCTATGCGAGGCAGCCTACCCCAGAATGAGCCGCAAACCCTGCAAGCTTGGCAAGAAAACTCCTACGCATACAGCAAAATGAAAAACCTAAGAAAACAAAAGCCAACCTTTACCCTACACGACGGTCCACCATATGCCAACGGACACCTGCACATCGGACACGCACTAAATAAAATTCTAAAAGACACAATATTAAAAACGCACTATTTCTTTGGAGATGACATACGCTACATACCAGGATGGGACTGCCACGGACTACCTATCGAACAGCAAGTTGAAATGAAACTACAAAAAGAAAAAAAAGAGGCAAGCACCACGCAGATACGCTCTATGTGCCGCGAGCATGCGACTGAATTTGTCGGGGTGCAGTCTAGCGAATTTAAAAGCCTAGGCGTTATAGGGGATTTTGAAAATCCGTACCTAACCATGAAGTATGAATTTGAAGCTGACATATACCGCACACTATGTGAGGTAGCTAAAAAGGGGCTTTTAGTAGAAAGAAGTAAGCCAGTATACTGGAGCTGGGCGGCTAAGAGCGCACTAGCTGAAGCAGAGGTAGAGTACGAAGACAAAGAGGATTACTCAATATACGTCGCCTTTAGCCTTGATAAAGATGCCCTAAATGCCCTAGGAGTAAGCGAAGCAAGAGCGGTAATATGGACTACGACACCTTGGACGCTACCAGCAAATCAGGGCATAAGCCTAAAGCCAGATACAATCTACGCAATCACAAGCGAAGGGCTAATCCTAGCAAAAGAGCTAGTAGCGCAACTAAAAGATCTAGGCATAACAAATGGCGAAATAATAAAAGAATTTAACTCCCAAAAATTAGAAAAAACCCACGCCATAAACCCACTAAATGGGCGCAAATCGATATTTTTACTAGGCGATCACGTCGAAACTACAGGCGGTACAGGGCTAGTCCACACAGCTCCAGGGCATGGTGAGGATGACTATAAAGTATGGCGAAAATATGGATTTAGCGAGATTATCATGCCCGTTGATGATGCTGGGCTTTATGATAACACGATAAAACTTCATGCGCTTTTTGAGCCTAGCGTGGCTGATGAGCTTTTGGGAGTGCATATATTTAAGGCAAATGAGAGGATTTTGGAGCTACTTGGTGGGGCGCTACTTCATATGAGTAAATTTATCCACTCATATCCGTTTTGTTGGCGTACACATAAGCCAGTGATTTATCGCGCTACAAAACAGTGGTTTATTACTATGGATGAGCCAGTACTTAATGGCAAAAGCCTGCGAGAAGTGGCGCTAAAAGCGCTTGATAGCGTTAAGTTCTACCCAGAAGCAGGCAGAAATAGAATAACAAGCATGATAGCAAATCGCCCAGACTGGTGCATAAGCCGTCAAAGAGACTGGGGAGTACCAATAGCGTTTTTTAGACACAAAGAGACAAAAGAAGTGATATTTGACGAAGCCATACTAAATCACGTAGCCCAAATATTTCAAGACTGCGGCGCGGACGCATGGTGGAGCCTAACAGTGCAGGAGCTTTTGCCTCCTTGTTGTCATTACGAAGCAAGCGAACTTGAAAAGGTAACGGATATACTTGATGTGTGGTTTGACTCTGGCTCTACGTGGAATGCAGTGCTAAAAAGCGGTCACTACGATGCAGGAAGCTATCCTTGCGATATGTACTTAGAAGGCTCAGACCAGCACCGTGGCTGGTTTCAAAGCTCGCTTCTTTTAAGCTGCGCAGTAAATGGCATAGCGCCTTATAAATCGGTTCTAACCCACGGTTTTACAGTTGATGAAAACGGCTTTAAAATGAGCAAAAGCAAAGGCAATGTCGTAGCCCCGCAAGATGTAGCGCGTGAGTTTGGCGTGGATATTTTACGCCTTTGGGTGAGCTTGAGTGATTATTCAAGCGAGCTAAAAATCAGCCAAAATATCCTAAAACAAGTAAGCGAACAATACCGAAAAATTCGAAACACGATAAGATTTTTACTAGCAAACGTAAATGATCTAACCTCAATAAATACGGACTTTGGACTGCTTGATAGATGGATACTCATGAAAGCCGAGCGAGCCTTTAACGACGCTGCAACAAGCTTTAGAGCATATGATTTTAGCAAGGGCTTTAACATACTTTTAAACTTCCTGTCATCAGATTTAAGCGGCATCTACCTAGACGTCTGCAAAGATAGGCTTTACTGCGACGCAAAAGATGGCATTAGACGCCAAAGCGCACAATCAGCAATGGCGCTAATAGCAAGAAGCCTGCTAGCCCTAATCGCCCCAACTCTCACATACACAGTCGATGAAGTGTTAAAATACGCTCCAGCTATAATTAAAAATGGCGCAAATGATGTATTTGACCTAGTTTATGAGCCGATTAAATTTAACTTTAGCGTAGATGATGAGATGATTCTGGCGGCTAGAGAGAAATTCTTTGAATTAATAGACCCAGCCAAAAAAGAGAAACTTTTAAAAAGCACCCTTGAGCTTGACCTACAAACAAGCGCAGATAGTCTTGTGGCGTTTGACGAGACGGAGATTGCAGATCTATTTACAGTCTCATCCATAAAAGCCATAGATAAAGGCGTGGAAGCGCTATTTGAGTTTGAAATAAATGGATATAAATTTAGGGCCGTTAAATCAAGCGGACACAAATGCCCGCGCTGCTGGAAGCTAAACGCGCAAAATGACGGCGAAGTCTGCCCTAGGTGTGCTGAGGTATTAGCAGATGCTTAG
- the gatA gene encoding Asp-tRNA(Asn)/Glu-tRNA(Gln) amidotransferase subunit GatA yields MISLKEALKLDASQIALLREEIAQKASQTKHLGAYVEQLKGEELATSGSGIPIAIKDNIQVKDWAITCASNILQGYVAPYNATVIEKLLAANLSPFGRTNMDEFAMGSTTESSFYGRTLNPLNNEFVPGGSSGGSAAAVAAGIAVAALGSDTGGSIRQPAAFCGCVGLKPTYGRVSRYGLAAYSSSLDQIGPITQNVEDAAILYDIIAGYDAKDSTSANVEFTPTAPNLNSERKLKICVVRNYVQNAAPEVKEALNAAIAKLQNAGHSIVYADLEDSKYDVAAYYIIATAEASANLSRYDGVRYGRRAQAENLKQLYVNSRSEGFGDEVKRRILLGTFVLSSGYYDAYYIKAQKARAHIKAQYERLLDEADLIFMPVSPNVGIKFGEVSDPLAAYLSDIYTISVNLAGLPAITVPVAKASQGLSISAQLIGRAFDEQSVLDAAKSLENLIKG; encoded by the coding sequence ATGATAAGTTTAAAAGAAGCTTTAAAGCTAGACGCTTCACAAATAGCACTCCTAAGAGAGGAGATAGCTCAAAAAGCGAGCCAGACTAAGCACCTAGGCGCATATGTCGAGCAGTTAAAAGGCGAGGAACTGGCCACTAGCGGCAGCGGCATACCAATAGCGATAAAAGACAATATCCAGGTAAAAGACTGGGCGATTACCTGCGCTTCAAATATCTTACAAGGCTACGTTGCGCCATATAACGCAACCGTGATAGAAAAACTCCTTGCGGCGAATTTATCACCATTTGGGCGGACAAATATGGATGAGTTTGCTATGGGAAGTACAACTGAGAGTAGCTTTTACGGACGCACGCTAAATCCTTTAAATAATGAATTTGTCCCAGGTGGCAGTAGTGGCGGCTCAGCCGCAGCAGTCGCAGCTGGCATAGCAGTAGCCGCGCTTGGTTCTGACACAGGCGGTAGCATCCGCCAGCCAGCAGCGTTTTGCGGATGCGTAGGACTAAAGCCAACATACGGTAGGGTAAGCCGCTACGGACTAGCAGCATACTCAAGTAGCCTAGACCAGATAGGACCCATCACGCAAAATGTCGAAGACGCGGCTATTTTATACGACATAATCGCAGGATATGACGCCAAAGATAGCACCAGTGCAAACGTAGAGTTTACTCCAACTGCACCAAATTTAAATAGTGAGCGAAAGCTAAAAATTTGTGTCGTTAGAAACTACGTACAAAACGCAGCCCCTGAAGTAAAAGAGGCACTAAATGCCGCCATAGCAAAGCTACAAAACGCGGGACATAGCATAGTTTATGCTGACCTTGAAGACTCAAAATACGATGTAGCAGCGTACTACATAATAGCAACAGCCGAAGCAAGCGCAAATCTAAGCCGATATGATGGCGTACGATACGGCAGACGTGCGCAGGCAGAAAATTTAAAACAGCTTTACGTAAATAGCCGTAGCGAAGGCTTTGGCGATGAGGTAAAAAGGCGCATACTGCTGGGTACATTTGTGCTAAGCAGCGGATATTACGACGCATACTACATAAAAGCGCAAAAAGCACGCGCCCACATAAAAGCGCAATATGAAAGACTACTTGATGAAGCAGATTTAATCTTTATGCCAGTTAGTCCAAACGTAGGCATAAAATTTGGCGAGGTAAGCGACCCATTAGCTGCGTATTTATCGGATATTTATACAATAAGCGTAAACCTAGCTGGACTTCCGGCCATCACTGTGCCAGTAGCAAAAGCAAGCCAAGGGCTAAGCATATCAGCTCAGCTTATAGGGCGAGCATTTGATGAACAAAGCGTACTTGACGCAGCAAAGAGTTTAGAAAATTTAATAAAAGGATAA
- the guaB gene encoding IMP dehydrogenase — MKIVKRALTFEDVLLVPQYSEILPKQVDVRTKFSKNITLNIPIVSAAMDTVTEHRAAIMMARLGGLGVIHKNMDIESQAREVRRVKKSESGVIIDPIFIYPDASIAEALNLMSELHISGVPVVDKEHKLIGILTNRDLRFETDLSTKVADRMTKAPLITAPKGCTLDDAEKIFSQNRVEKLPIVDKDGKLDGLITIKDLKKKKEYPNANKDKIGRLRVAAAVGVGQLDRVKALVEAGVDAIVMDSAHGHTKGIIDTLKAIKENFDVDVVVGNIANPAAVKDLAEAGADGIKVGIGPGSICTTRIVAGVGVPQITAIDDCASEAAKYGIPVIADGGIKYSGDIAKALAAGASCIMAGSLLAGCEESPGEIITFQGRQFKVYRGMGSIGAMSRGSSDRYFQEGTASEKLVPEGIEGRVPYVGSIKDVLHQMVGGLRSAMGYVGAKDIPTMQQKAEFVEITSAGLKESHVHDVIITHEAPNYKVN, encoded by the coding sequence ATGAAAATAGTCAAACGAGCATTAACATTCGAAGACGTCCTGCTAGTGCCGCAGTACTCAGAAATTTTACCAAAGCAAGTCGACGTACGCACAAAATTTAGCAAAAATATCACGCTAAATATCCCCATAGTCTCAGCTGCCATGGATACTGTCACAGAGCATCGCGCAGCCATCATGATGGCGCGTCTTGGCGGGCTTGGCGTCATACATAAAAATATGGACATAGAAAGCCAAGCAAGAGAGGTAAGACGCGTGAAAAAAAGCGAGAGCGGTGTCATCATAGACCCTATTTTTATCTACCCAGACGCAAGTATCGCTGAGGCTTTAAATTTAATGAGCGAACTTCACATATCTGGCGTGCCAGTAGTGGATAAAGAGCATAAATTAATAGGCATACTAACAAACCGCGACCTGCGCTTTGAGACTGATTTAAGCACAAAAGTGGCTGATAGAATGACAAAAGCCCCACTCATAACAGCACCAAAAGGCTGCACCCTAGATGACGCTGAAAAAATTTTTAGCCAAAACCGTGTAGAAAAGTTACCTATTGTTGATAAAGACGGTAAGCTAGACGGACTAATCACCATAAAAGACCTAAAAAAGAAAAAAGAATATCCAAACGCAAACAAAGATAAAATAGGCAGACTAAGAGTAGCAGCAGCTGTTGGCGTAGGGCAGCTTGATAGGGTAAAAGCCCTTGTAGAAGCCGGAGTGGACGCTATAGTGATGGACTCAGCCCACGGACACACAAAGGGCATTATAGACACACTAAAAGCGATAAAAGAAAACTTTGACGTAGACGTGGTGGTAGGAAATATTGCAAATCCAGCTGCTGTTAAAGACTTAGCCGAGGCTGGAGCTGATGGCATAAAAGTGGGCATAGGACCAGGCTCAATATGTACCACACGCATAGTCGCAGGTGTGGGGGTGCCGCAGATTACCGCTATTGATGATTGCGCTAGCGAAGCCGCAAAATACGGCATACCAGTAATCGCTGATGGGGGCATAAAATATTCAGGCGACATAGCAAAAGCCCTAGCAGCAGGTGCTAGCTGCATAATGGCAGGCAGCTTGCTAGCAGGCTGCGAAGAAAGTCCAGGCGAGATAATCACATTCCAAGGACGCCAGTTTAAGGTATACCGCGGCATGGGAAGTATTGGTGCAATGAGTAGAGGTAGCAGTGATAGATATTTTCAAGAAGGCACTGCAAGCGAAAAGCTAGTACCTGAGGGTATCGAGGGGCGCGTACCGTACGTAGGTAGCATAAAAGACGTACTTCATCAAATGGTAGGCGGACTAAGGAGCGCAATGGGTTATGTGGGCGCAAAAGACATACCTACAATGCAGCAAAAGGCTGAATTTGTCGAGATTACAAGTGCTGGATTAAAAGAGAGTCACGTACACGATGTCATAATCACGCATGAAGCGCCAAACTATAAAGTAAACTAA
- a CDS encoding homoserine O-acetyltransferase: protein MLREFSLKYESYGKLNEAKDNVIVITHALTGSHHAAGVYEGESRAGWWDELIGKNKAIDTDKFYVICVSILGAPFGSTCPLSINPDTGKRYGLSFPVLAISDVVRAQRRLFDRLGIKRARAVIGGSLGGMQALCFAIEHSDFADKTIMLASTWQTPPWAIAFNKIATHAIYHDIEFKNGEYCEEDIALNGLAGLEYARMAGHISFLSPFSMDAKFGRSYTATDGLYELFGRFEVERYLEYNSANFARRYDPLCYLYVIKMMNIFDCTRHYESLKDALSPIKSDMHLFSFSGDLLFVPSLMAKLANTLKSMGKFCDYTEVQSEYGHDAFLVETHKFDKKIAEILGD, encoded by the coding sequence ATGCTGCGTGAGTTTAGCCTAAAGTACGAAAGCTACGGCAAGCTAAACGAAGCCAAAGATAACGTCATCGTTATCACGCACGCTCTCACTGGCAGCCACCACGCAGCTGGCGTGTATGAGGGCGAGAGCCGAGCTGGCTGGTGGGATGAGCTAATAGGTAAAAACAAAGCCATAGATACGGATAAATTCTACGTCATCTGCGTTAGCATTTTGGGCGCTCCGTTTGGCTCAACCTGCCCTTTAAGCATAAATCCAGACACAGGCAAAAGATACGGTCTAAGCTTTCCAGTGCTCGCAATTAGCGACGTGGTAAGGGCGCAAAGAAGGCTCTTTGACAGGCTTGGTATAAAAAGAGCGCGCGCAGTAATAGGCGGTAGCCTAGGCGGAATGCAAGCACTCTGCTTTGCAATAGAACATAGTGATTTTGCCGATAAAACAATCATGCTAGCCTCGACATGGCAGACTCCACCTTGGGCGATAGCGTTTAATAAAATCGCCACCCATGCGATATATCACGACATAGAATTTAAAAATGGCGAATACTGCGAGGAGGACATAGCACTTAATGGACTGGCTGGACTTGAATATGCTAGAATGGCTGGGCATATAAGCTTTTTAAGTCCCTTTAGTATGGATGCTAAATTTGGACGTAGCTACACAGCCACTGACGGACTTTACGAGCTTTTTGGCAGGTTTGAAGTGGAGAGGTATTTAGAGTATAACTCAGCAAATTTTGCACGTAGATATGACCCACTATGCTATCTTTACGTCATTAAAATGATGAATATCTTTGACTGCACTAGGCACTATGAAAGCTTAAAGGACGCACTAAGCCCAATAAAAAGCGACATGCACCTTTTTAGTTTTTCTGGGGATTTGCTCTTTGTACCATCTCTTATGGCTAAATTAGCGAACACCCTTAAAAGCATGGGTAAGTTTTGCGATTATACCGAGGTGCAAAGTGAGTATGGGCATGACGCTTTTTTGGTTGAAACCCATAAATTTGATAAAAAAATAGCAGAAATTTTAGGAGATTAA
- the xseB gene encoding exodeoxyribonuclease VII small subunit — protein MQENSFEAKLSKASEILKLLNDENTSLEKSVELHKEGKRLLSEASQILNEAKLSIEEVNEE, from the coding sequence ATGCAAGAAAATAGCTTTGAAGCAAAACTCTCAAAAGCAAGCGAGATACTTAAGCTGCTAAATGACGAAAATACAAGCCTCGAAAAAAGCGTAGAGCTACACAAAGAGGGCAAAAGGCTACTTAGCGAGGCAAGTCAAATCCTAAACGAAGCAAAGCTAAGCATCGAAGAGGTAAACGAGGAGTAG